The Fusobacterium massiliense DNA window AGAAAAGCTATGACTAAAGATTTTGAATATATTTTACAAGAACTTTTATATGAAAAAAAAGAGCTTCCCAACAAAAAAGAATATGTTGAATGTATTGTTGACACTATTATTTCTATTGATAGAGGAAAAGAGTTTATCATTGCAATTTCAGATTTAATCCAAAGATTAAATATAGATCATTTACATATAGTTGGAGATATATATGACAGAGGACCTAGTCCACATCTTATAATGGATAGATTAATAGAATATAATAATGTTGATATTCAATGGGGAAATCACGATATTTTATGGATAGGTGCTGCTTTAGGAAATAAAGCTTGTATAGCAAATGTTATAAGAATATGTTGTCGATATAACAATAATGATATTTTAGAAGAAGCTTATGGAATAAACTTACTTCCTCTTGCAACTTTTGCAATGAAATATTATTCTAACGATCCATGTAAAAGATTTAGACCTAAAGAGGGAATAGATAATGATCTAACTGCTCAAATGCATAAAGCTATAAGTATTATCCAATTCAAAGTTGAAGGACTTTATTCTGAAAGAAATCCTGAACTTGAAATGAGTTCAAGAGAATCCTTAAAATACATAGACTATGATAAGGGAAGTATAAATTTAAATGGAATAGAATATCAATTAAACGATTTAAATTTTCCAACTATAAATAAAAATAAACCATTGGAGTTGTCAGAAGAAGAAAGTGAACTTTTAGATAAATTAAAAATATCTTTTATGAGTAGTGAAAAACTACAAAGACATATACATTTATTATTTTCAAAAGGTTCTATGTATCTAAAACAAAATTCAAATTTATTATTTCATGCTTGTATTCCTATGGAAGAAAACGGAGAATTTAGTGAACTATACTTAGAAGACGGTTACTATAAAGGAAAAGCCTTAATGGACAAGATAGAAAATATTGTAAGGCTTGCATATTATGATAGAAAAAATGTTGAAGTAAATAAAAAATATAGAGATTTCATTTGGTATCTATGGGCTGGAAGATTATCTCCACTTTTTGGAAAAGATATTATGAAAACTTTTGAAAGATATTTTATAGATGATAAAACAACACATAAAGAAAATAAAAATCCCTATCATAAATTAATAAACAATGAAGAAATATGTAATAAAATTTTTAAGGAATTTGAAATGAATCCACAAACATCACATATAATAAATGGTCATATACCAGTAAAAGTAAAAGAAGGAGAATCTCCTGTTAAAGCTAATGGTAAATTACTTATAATTGATGGTGGTTTTTCTAAAGCATATCAAACTACTACTGGTATTGCAGGCTATACTTTAACTTACAATTCCTATGGAATAAAATTAGCCTCACATCTTGCTTTCAATTCTAAAGATGATGTCATAAAAAATGATTCTGATATGATATCTTCTCATATTGTTGTTGAACATAAAATCAAAAGAATGAAGGTAAAAGATACTGATAAAGGTAAAGAAATTCAAGCTCAAATAAATGATTTAAAAAAATTATTAAAAGCTTATAGACTTGGATTAATAAAGTCTAATTAAATTGTTTCCTTATTTTTCTTTTTTATAGAAACTGTCATTTTTGGCAGTTTCTTTTATTTTTATTAGCAAAGTATAAATTTAATATGAAAATTAGGCTCCGACGTCCGTATTACTCTGGAGAGCATTTCGGTGAGCTCGGAAGAGTCATACGGCTGTCAGGAGACTTTATTTATTCTGTAGGAAAGTATAAAATTAAATAGCAAAATTAGTCTCTGACGTCTGTATTATTTTGGGGAACTTGTATTTGTTAACTTCCTAGAATTTATACGACTAGGATATAAAGGTAACTATTTTATCATCTAAAGTTATAATAAAAAATAAATATAATGCTCAATCAGATAAAAAATCTATAATAAAAGTTTGACAAATAAAAATACATTTGTTATATTATAACTGTTATTTTATATGTATGTATTCAAGGAGGAAATAAAATGAAAAAACTTTTATTATTATTGTCAATAATTTCTACTGGAGCTTATGCAGCTTCAATAGACCATATACAAACTTATTCACCAGATTATTTGGCTAACCAGGCTCAAACTGGTATTACACAAGCGGGAGCAAATAATTATAACCCAGCAGGGACTACAAGATGGGATAAAGGGCAATATGTGCATGTTGGATTACAATTTGCTACTGGATATGAAAAAATGGAATATAAAGGAATTCAACACAAGGCTCAATTAAGACAAGCTATACCTAATGTAGCTTTAACATCTGTTGATGACAACGGAGCATACTTTTTTAACTTTGGTGGAATTGCCGGTGGTGGAAAATTAAAATATGATGGTGTTTCTGGGCTTGATGTTTTAGGAGACACAGATAAACTTGCTGGAGTTGGAGTTTATGATAAAGGTTCTGAAGTAAAAGGTTCTAACAAATATGAACAAATTACTTTAGGTAGAGCTTTTAAAGTTGATGATAAATTATCATTCTCTGTTGCTGGAAGAGTTGTTCATGGAACTAGAAATTTAAATGGAAACTTAAATGTTGGAATTAAACCTAGTCAAGAATATATGCAAAAGAAGGGTATGGAAATAGCTAAGGTTGTTGATGCTAAAACTAAGGGACTAAATTTACCTAGTGAAAAAATAGTTGCCATGAAACAACAAGCAATTGATGCAGCTAAAAAGGAAACAGCCTATGCAGTTGTTAAAGGACTACAAGGTGAGCTTGATGCAAAAAGAGAAGCATGGGGATATGGTTTCCAATTAGGTGTAAACTATAAAGCCACTGATAAATTAAATTTAGCTGCTAGATATGATTCAAGAATAAAAATGGATTTCAAATCTAAAGGACATGAAAATAAATTACCTACTGAAAAACTTTTAGGAACTGATTTAGGTTTATCTACTTTCTATCCACAATATACACCTGGAACAAGAACTAGAAGAGATTTACCTGCTATCTTATCAGTTGGTGCTTCTTATCAAGCTACAGATAATTACTTAGTATCTTTTGCAGGAAATTACTATTTTAATCGTCATGCAAAAATGGATAGAGTACAAGCTTATGGTGGAAATGAACACGGTTATGATTATAAAAATGGTTGGGAACTTGCTTTAGGAAATGAATATAAAATTAATAATAAATTCACTGTACTTGGAAGTGTAAACTATGCCAGAACTGGAGCTAAATCTTCATCATATAATGACACTGAATATGCTTTAAATTCTTATACTTTAGGAGCTGGAGTAAAATATAACTATGATGAAACATTAGCTGTTACAGCTTCAGTTGCTCATTTTATATATGATAAAAAAGATGGAGCATTTACAGAAAAATTCA harbors:
- a CDS encoding fructose-1,6-bisphosphatase → MNTEIKYLELLSKSFKNIAETSTEIINLQAIMNLPKGTEHFMTDIHGEYEAFNHVLRNGSGTIRMKIDDIYGDTLSETEKKELATVIYYPKEKIELILKRDNFNVEKWITNTIYKLIEVCRLVSSKYTRSKVRKAMTKDFEYILQELLYEKKELPNKKEYVECIVDTIISIDRGKEFIIAISDLIQRLNIDHLHIVGDIYDRGPSPHLIMDRLIEYNNVDIQWGNHDILWIGAALGNKACIANVIRICCRYNNNDILEEAYGINLLPLATFAMKYYSNDPCKRFRPKEGIDNDLTAQMHKAISIIQFKVEGLYSERNPELEMSSRESLKYIDYDKGSINLNGIEYQLNDLNFPTINKNKPLELSEEESELLDKLKISFMSSEKLQRHIHLLFSKGSMYLKQNSNLLFHACIPMEENGEFSELYLEDGYYKGKALMDKIENIVRLAYYDRKNVEVNKKYRDFIWYLWAGRLSPLFGKDIMKTFERYFIDDKTTHKENKNPYHKLINNEEICNKIFKEFEMNPQTSHIINGHIPVKVKEGESPVKANGKLLIIDGGFSKAYQTTTGIAGYTLTYNSYGIKLASHLAFNSKDDVIKNDSDMISSHIVVEHKIKRMKVKDTDKGKEIQAQINDLKKLLKAYRLGLIKSN
- a CDS encoding OmpP1/FadL family transporter; its protein translation is MKKLLLLLSIISTGAYAASIDHIQTYSPDYLANQAQTGITQAGANNYNPAGTTRWDKGQYVHVGLQFATGYEKMEYKGIQHKAQLRQAIPNVALTSVDDNGAYFFNFGGIAGGGKLKYDGVSGLDVLGDTDKLAGVGVYDKGSEVKGSNKYEQITLGRAFKVDDKLSFSVAGRVVHGTRNLNGNLNVGIKPSQEYMQKKGMEIAKVVDAKTKGLNLPSEKIVAMKQQAIDAAKKETAYAVVKGLQGELDAKREAWGYGFQLGVNYKATDKLNLAARYDSRIKMDFKSKGHENKLPTEKLLGTDLGLSTFYPQYTPGTRTRRDLPAILSVGASYQATDNYLVSFAGNYYFNRHAKMDRVQAYGGNEHGYDYKNGWELALGNEYKINNKFTVLGSVNYARTGAKSSSYNDTEYALNSYTLGAGVKYNYDETLAVTASVAHFIYDKKDGAFTEKFKGANVENQKYRKSITAVGLSVTKKF